One window of the Microtus ochrogaster isolate Prairie Vole_2 unplaced genomic scaffold, MicOch1.0 UNK5, whole genome shotgun sequence genome contains the following:
- the Drd5 gene encoding D(1B) dopamine receptor, with product MLPPGRNGTAHRVRLGLLRQLAQAGAPEDSAAQLGPAQVVTAGLLTLLIVWTLLGNVLVCAAIVRSRHLRAKMTNIFIVSLAVSDLFVALLVMPWKAVAEVAGYWPFGAFCDVWVAFDIMCSTASILNLCIISVDRYWAISRPFRYERKMTQRVALVMVGLVWALSILISFIPVQLNWHRDNKAGSQGREGLLSNGTPWEEGWEREGRAENCDSSLNRTYAISSSLISFYIPVAIMIVTYTRIYRIAQVQIRRISSLERAAEHAQSCRSRGAYEPDPSLRASIKKETKVFKTLSVIMGVFVCCWLPFFILNCMVPFCSSGDAQGPRTGFPCVSETTFDIFVWFGWANSSLNPIIYAFNADFRKVFAQLLGCNHLCFRTPVQTVNISNELISYNQDTVFHKEIAAAYVHMIPNVVSSADREVDEEEEGPSDHMSQISPTTPDGCEPAAHSVWELNCEEEEVSLGKISPLTPNCFHKTA from the coding sequence ATGCTGCCGCCTGGGCGCAATGGCACCGCGCATCGGGTGCGATTGGGGCTGCTGCGGCAGCTGGCGCAGGCGGGCGCCCCAGAGGACTCAGCGGCCCAGCTGGGACCCGCGCAGGTGGTTACCGCCGGCCTCCTGACTCTCCTCATAGTCTGGACCTTGCTTGGCAATGTGCTAGTGTGTGCAGCCATCGTACGCAGCCGCCACCTGCGCGCCAAGATGACCAACATCTTCATCGTATCCTTAGCAGTCTCGGATCTCTTCGTGGCATTGCTGGTCATGCCCTGGAAAGCCGTGGCTGAGGTGGCTGGGTACTGGCCCTTTGGGGCTTTTTGCGATGTGTGGGTGGCCTTTGACATCATGTGTTCCACTGCCTCCATCctgaatctgtgtatcatcagTGTAGACCGCTACTGGGCTATCTCCAGGCCCTTCCGCTACGAGCGCAAGATGACCCAGCGCGTAGCCCTGGTCATGGTGGGCCTGGTTTGGGCCTTGTCCATCCTCATTTCCTTCATTCCTGTCCAACTCAATTGGCACAGAGACAACAAGGCAGGCTCCCAGGGCCGAGAGGGCCTACTGTCCAATGGGACTCCCTGGGAGGAAGGCTGGGAGCGAGAAGGCAGGGCGGAGAACTGTGACTCCAGCCTGAACCGAACTTACGCCATCTCCTCCTCGCTCATTAGCTTCTACATCCCGGTGGCCATCATGATCGTGACCTACACACGCATCTACCGCATTGCCCAGGTGCAGATCCGCCGAATCTCCTCCCTGGAGAGGGCAGCTGAGCATGCTCAGAGCTGTCGAAGTCGCGGGGCCTACGAACCTGACCCCAGCCTGCGAGCATCCATCAAGAAGGAGACCAAGGTTTTCAAGACACTGTCAGTGATCATGGGGGTCTTCGTGTGTTGTTGGTTACCTTTCTTTATCCTGAACTGCATGGTTCCTTTCTGCAGCAGTGGGGATGCCCAGGGCCCAAGGACTGGCTTCCCTTGTGTCAGTGAGACCACCTTTGACATATTCGTCTGGTTTGGCTGGGCCAACTCCTCTCTCAACCCCATCATCTATGCCTTCAACGCTGACTTCCGGAAGGTGTTTGCCCAGTTGCTGGGGTGCAACCACCTCTGCTTCCGGACCCCCGTGCAGACTGTGAACATCAGCAATGAACTCATCTCCTACAATCAAGACACCGTCTTCCATAAGGAGATCGCCGCTGCCTATGTCCACATGATCCCCAATGTGGTGTCCTCTGCAGACAGGGAggtggatgaggaagaggaggggcctTCTGATCACATGTCCCAAATCTCTCCAACCACCCCAGACGGTTGTGAACCGGCTGCCCACTCTGTCTGGGAGCTTAactgtgaggaggaggaggtttcCTTAGGCAAAATCTCCCCTCTCACCCCCAACTGTTTCCATAAAACTGCTTAG